The sequence CCCAATGCTGTTGAGCTGATACCGCAGGGCGGTCAGGTTGAGTTCGACAAAGTGACGTTTGCCTACCCCCGCCGCAAACCAATCCTCGACCACTTTGACCTGCGTATCGAAGCTGGCCAGCGCGTCGGGCTGATCGGCAAATCGGGCGCGGGCAAATCTACGGTGCTGGCGCTGCTGCAGCGTTTCTATGAAACCCAGGGTGGCCAGATCAAGATTGATGGGCAAGATATTGCGGGCACCACACAGGAAAGCCTGCGTCACGCCATCGCGCTTGTGCCGCAGGACATTTCGCTGTTTCACCGCTCGGTGTACGAGAACATCGCCTATGGGCGGCCTGACGCCACCCGTGACGAAGTGCTCGCCGCCGCCCGCGAAGCACGCTGCTCAGATTTCATCGAGAACATGCCCGATGGCTATGACACGATCGTGGGCGACCGTGGCGTGAAACTCTCGGGCGGGCAGCGGCAACGGATCGCCATCGCCCGTGCGATTCTGAAAAACGCTCCGATTCTGCTGCTTGACGAAGCAACCTCAGCACTCGATAGCGCCTCGGAAGAAGCCATCCAGCACGCGCTTGACCGCCTGATGGTCGGCCGCACGGTGATTGCGATTGCCCACCGGCTATCGACGCTGCATCACTTCGACCGCATCATCGTGATGAGCAACGGCAAGGTGATCGACGATGGCAGCCCGGAAATCTTGCGCAACCGCCCTGGGCTCTACAACGAATTGCTCTCGAAGCAGCACGGCAAAACCACTACGCTGCATCTCGGTGGCAAAAAGCACGATGAACAGCAGCCGGTTGCCTGATATCGGGCAAATATCAGGCAACGCTCAGACGAGTGGCTTTAAACATTAATTAAGCGTTATTTAATGCATTAAACCAATCAACCGCCCCCCAGAACGCTGAGGTGCGGTTGATTGCTTTTGCTGCGAAGGGTTCAGGCGCAGGGTTCGGGCAAATTGCCATGCCGAACTCACGCCAGGCTGGCATCAAGCCCACGCGCGGCCTACCTTGCCTACCTTGCTGTACCCGCTGCCTGAAGATCGCGCATGAAGTTGTCGCGCCAGACCGAGACATTGTTTTCGCGCATCTGCGTCATCATTTCCTGATAACGCATTTGCCGCTCCGCCAGCGGCATCGCCAGCGCACAAGACAGCGCCTCTGCCATGCCATCAATATCAGCCGGATTGACGATCAGCGCGCCGTTCAGTTCCTGCGCGGCACCTGCAAAACGCGAGAGCACCAGCACGCCGGGATCCTCCGGGTCCTGCGCCGACACGTATTCTTTGGCCACCAGATTCATGCCGTCACGCAACGGCGTCACGTAGCCCACATGAGCGCTCCGGAACAACGCAGCCAGTACTGAGCGCTCGTACTGCCGGTGGATATACCGGATCGGAGTCCAGTCCAGTTCAGCAAAGCGGCCATTGATGCGGCCCGACTCCCCTTCCAGTTGCAGGCGAATGTCCTGATAGGCATTCATGTCAGCCCGGGTCGGCGGCGCAATCTGCAAAAACGACACCTTGTTGCGCTGACCAGGCGCTTGCTCCAGCAAGCGCTCGAATGCTCTGAAACGTTCGACCAGGCCCTTCGAATAATCCAGCCGGTCAACGCTCATCACCAGCTTGCGGGCATGCAGCGTCGCCTTCATCATCCGCACCGGCCGGCCGCGCTGGCCCGCTTTCGCCAGTTCGGCAATCTCATCGGGATACACGCCAATCGGATAGGCCGCCACGCGCAACGTGCGGCCAAACGCTTTCACGCAGCACGGACCTTCCGCCGTTGGCTCAACGGACCCATTGGCCTCATTCACGATGTAATCGCAAAATGCCCGGACATCCGGTGCGGTCTGAAACCCCAGCAGATCAAACGAACACAGCGCCTCGACCAGTTCCCGGTGCGGCGGCACGGCCAGCAACACTTGCGAAGCCGGAAACGGGATATGCAGGAAAAAGCCAATGCGGTTTTTCACGCCCGCTGCGCGTAGCGCCTGGGCAAAGGGAATCAGGTGATAGTCATGCACCCAGATCACATCATCTGGATGCAAGAGCGGCACGAGCTGTCGCGCCAGCCAGATGTTGACGCGGCAATAGCCGGCAAAATCATGCCGGTCGTATTGCAGCAAATCTGCCCGGTAATGAAACGCTGGCCACAGCGTGGCATTCGAAAACCCCCGGTAGTACTGATCGTAATCGCGCCGTGACAAGCCGATCGTGGCGAAGGTGACGGCACCACGTTCTTCGAGTTTGATCTGTGGCTGCCCCGATGACTGCACCTCGCCACTCCAGCCGAACCACATCCCTCCGGTTTCCTTCAACGCGTCATAAACGCCAACGGCCAGACCACCCGCAGCCGGCCCCCCTTCAGAAATCGGGGCGACCCGGTTCGATACGATGATGAGTCGGCTCATAGTGCGAAATTTCCGTGTGAAAGACAGGTGTGACAGGGGTAAAGCAACGCAAGAATCAAGCGGGCCGGCACGGTCATCATGAGCGCGAGGCCCCTGCGACCATCTGCGCCAGCCACGTGAGCAACGCCTCCACCGATTCAACCCGGGCCCGCGCCACCGTTGCGCCCTCCCCCACCTTGATCGACCACCCGTCACAGGCATTCACTACCGCGAAACCTTTTTCGTCAGTCAGATCGTCGCCCGCAAATACCGGCAGACGTCCCGCAAATGGCGGCTCGTTCAGAAACGCTTGCAGTGCGCGGCCCTTGTCCACATTTTTAGGTTTGATTTCGTAGACCATCTTGCCTGGCTGCACCATATAGGCCTCGGGATAATCCGCCACCAGCCGCTGCGTCACGGCGCGAGCGGCGGGTTCGCTATCCGGCGCATTGCGGTAATGCAACGCCAGCGCGGCCCCCTTGATTTCGAGCAGCATGCCGGGATGCGTGTTCACCACACTGGCCAGCACCCGCTCCATGGCCAGCAGCCGCTCATCGTTGAAACCTGTGCGCTGGATGTCGCCATTGGCATCACGCCGCTCAGCGCCATGCAAGCCCGCGACCGGCAAATCAGGCAAGCAGAGAAAGGCGTCGATGCTGGCAATACTTCGCCCTGATACAAGCGCCACGGCACCATGCGTCAGATGACGCAGCGCCGTTAGCAGACGAATGACTTCGGGCGGAACCCGGACGCCATCCGGCGTTGATGCCAGTTCAACCAGCGTGCCATCGAAGTCAAGGAAAAACGCAGTCTCCAGTGGAGACAATACTTCCGGAAGTGCTTGCATCGGCTCGTCTTGTCGTTCCATTTCGCTTACGCAAAGGAGCGGGCATCTTACCGTGCCTCATCGCAATTTCCGCAAAAGGACGTAGGTGCGCCAAGGTCACATCCCAATATTTCGCCCGCGCCGGAGCAACATCATTCAAACAGCACACGATCAGGCTTCAATAAGCTTTCAGGCAGTGCGGCAAATTGCCCCGTTCGCCGCCTAGTGCCGGCTTCACACTCATTTCGCGCCGATCTCGCGCGACAACGCCCATTCATTTGCGCTACAGTCGCAGCCTCTTGCCCTGCTCGCTCGCTGGAGCGGGCGCTGGCGCTGGGGCTGGAGTTGCCACGCAACGCCTCTGGCCAGGGCCTGCTGGCTGATGCCAGCCTGGCTATTCCCCTTCGTTCTGCAATCCACTCCGCACCCGTTCTCACTCCAACGTCTTTTATGTTTTCAGCCAGACGTCTCAAACCCGTTGTTTTACTGACATGGCTTTGCCTCGCATTCATCGTCGCGCCGCTTGCAAGCTGCTCACGTGATGCCACGCCGTGGCAATTGACCAATGTCTCAGGGCATCTGCCCAATCTCGACTTCGAGCTAACCAGCGATGATGGCCAGAGCGCAACCGGCGACACCTTCAAGGGCCACACGACGCTGGTGTATTTCGGCTACACACATTGCCCGGATGTCTGCCCTGAAACCATGGCCCGGCTCATGCAAGTCATGGCCTTGCTGGGTAACGATGCTCAGCAAGTGCGGATTGCATTTGTCACCGTCGATCCCGCCCGCGATACGCCTCAAGCACTGCACGAATATGTCCGCGCATTCGATGCCCAGCACGCTCGTGGCCTAACCGGCACCGAGCGTCAAATCGAAGACCTGGCCAAACGCTACCGGGTCGCTTATCAGATGGAGCAGCGCGATCCGAACGGCGACTACGAAGTTACGCATAGCTCCGCTGTTTATATCTTCGACGCCGAGGGCCACGCACGGCTGCTTGCCACCGATCAGGATTCGGCCGAAACCATCGCGCACGATTTACGCCGCCTGACCGGCAGCCGCGCCTGAGCTGCTTGTCACCGCAATGGCAATGGCCATCAGCCCGCCCGCTTCTTTTTTCAGACGAAATCACACTACCCGATGAACCTGCTCTACTGGCTCGAACCGTGGGAACCTTCACCCACCGTAGTCATCGTCATGCTTGTCACAGCCGTTCTGTTCTTACGCGGCGTCAGGCGGGCAAAGCTTTCTGTAGCACGGCAAATTTCGTTCTGGTTTGGCCTCGGGGCGCTCTACGTGGCACTGCATACCCGTCTCGATTATTTCTTTGAGCATGAATTTTTCATGCACCGGGCGCAGCATCTCGTCCTGCATCATCTTGGGCCGTTCTTCATTGTGCTGGCGTATCCCGGCGCGGCATTGCGCGCTGGCATTCCCTTTGCCTGGCGGCAGCGTTTCGTGCGGCCAGCGCTACAAATGCGCCCGATACGAGCCGTGCTCAACGTGCTGCTGCATCCGGTCGTCGCGGTGGGTTTGTTCGTCGGGCTCATTTATTTCTGGCTGCTTGCACCGATTCATTTTGTCGCCATGCTCGACTGGCGGCTTTACCGGGTAATGAACTGGAGCATGGCGCTCGACGGCCTGATGTTCTGGTGGCTCGTGCTGGACCCACGCCCCGCACCACCGGCTCGGCTCGCCCCCGGCCGCCGTGTGCTGGTGATCGTCGCGGCGATTCCGCCACAGATCATCCTGGGCGCGTTCATCTTTTTTTCGTCGCGCGAACTCTATCCAATCTATTCAATCTGCGGACGCGCATTCACCTGGCTCAGCCCGATGCGCGATCAGCAGATTGGCGGCCTGCTGCTCTGGATACCTGGCTCAATGATGAGTGTGATTGGCGCGGTACTCGCGTTGCGTCACTGGATGCGGCTGTCAGCCCGCTCCCGGTTACATGAGGAACGCATCCAGACATGCGCGATGCCATCTTCATCGTGAATCTCTGAAACAGGCGTAAAACCGAACGCAGCGTAAAACGGCTGCAAATGCGCCTGAGCATGCAAACGCATGGCGACTCCGGGCCACTGCACGCCGATATGCGCCAGCGCCTGCTCCATCAGCGCCCGCCCCAGACCGAAGCCACGAAAATCAATGCAGGTCAGCACGCGGCCGATACGCACATCGGGATCAGCGCTATCGGGAACCAGAACCCGCAGGCAGGCGGCAAGCTGAAGGCCATCGGGCATCGCAGCATGCGCACGCAAGTGCCATGCGTGCTTGTCCTGGCCATCAATATCGCCATAAACGCAATTCTGCTCGACGACAAACACCGCGCTTCGCGCCGCGAGTACATCGTAGATTTCGCCCGGAGTGAACTCGTCGAAAGCGCTCCAGCGCCATGTCAGGGTGAGGGCCGGCTGCGAGGGCCGATCGAAATGGGTGGACTGGGTCATGAGCAGCTCAAGGAAGAGAGGGAGATACGCTCGGCGTACGGCCGACGCGGTGCGCCGCCGCTAGCGTAACCTGGCGCGCGGGCTGATGTGCCCTCGTATGCGCTCACTCCTCACTCGCCTCACTGTCTCGCGCTCTCAAAAATCCTGGATAGCGCATCAGCGCTTTCGCCTTCATCTACCTATTCAGTCAGCCTCTTTTTTGCTCCGTGAAGCCGCTTTCTGGCGTGCCCAAATTTGGTAAGGCACGAGAACCGTATGCGGTAGTCTGCTGCGCGGGACAAGATGTTGCTGCCGCTTCCGGCCAGTCTTGCCTGGTTTTTTGCCAACGCTGATCTCTTCGGGAGGACTATGAAAAATCGTTTTATTACTCAATGCCTGGTGGCTAGCGCGATGCTAGCGGGTGCCCAGGTTGCAATGGCCAAGCCGATTATCGTGACGGCACCGCAGCAGTTCACCAGCACATTTGTCGCAGCGATGAACAGCGGCAATCTTGATGGTTTGCTTTCGCTGTATGCCAACGATGCGCTGGTCGTCACCGATGGCATCCCGCTCCACGGGACCGAGAAAATTCGGGAGAACCTGGTGCAGTTCAAGTCGCTGGGTGGGGTACTGGAAAGCCGTGATCTATATGTGCTGCAACACGATGACATCGCGCTGCTTCGCGCGCACTGGCGCATTCTGGATCGCAAGGAGCGGCAGAAAGTGTTAGCCGAGGGTGAAAGTAATGAGGTGCTTAAGCGCCAGCCAGATGGACGCTGGGTATATCTGATTGACCATCCGTATGGCGCCACGGCCAATGCGGAACAAGCAGCGTTGAAGCAGTAATAAATAGTGCGCGAGGCTTCCCCGCAAATGGCCGTGGCGCGCGGGGAAGCGCCGGCGACGGCCCCGTTTTGAGTAGCAAAATCCGCCGCAAAACGCACGCAAACGGCCAATGAGCCGATATGCGAGTGGTTTCGCGTTTTTTGAGTGAGTAGAGAGGGCTTTGTAGCGCTTTAGACAACACATTTCCATACATGAAAATGTGCAGAAAAAAGAAAAGCCCTGACGAATCAGGGCTTTATCTGGAGGCGCGAGCCGGAGTCGAACCGGCCTAAACGGCTTTGCAGGCCGCTGCATAACCGCTTTGCTATCGCGCCAAAAACGGAGATGAAACTGTTGCGAACCACAATGATTGCAACCGATACAAATTTGAATATTGCCTGACATGACAGCAGGCCCAGCAAACAAAAAGGGAAGCTTTGCTTCCCTTTTTACTGGAGCGGGAGACGAGGCTCGAACTCGCGACCTCAACCTTGGCAAGGTTGCGCTCTACCAACTGAGCTACTCCCGCATGGCCTTACCAGACAACTTTGCTGCTTGATTTACCTACTTGCCAACCAGCCGAACAACTAGCGACTGGCTTTGAATCTGGAGCGGGAGACGAGGCTCGAACTCGCGACCTCAACCTTGGCAAGGTTGCGCTCTACCAACTGAGCTACTCCCGCATTTTCTACCAGTGCCAAGGGCCTAAAAACTAAAGCCCGCAAACGCCGGAGAAACGAAATTATGTATAAACCGCTGAAACGTGTCAACCCCTTTGAGCACCAAAATCGAATGACATTACGTCATGCCGCCTCGTTCGCGGATTTGCGGCCACGCCAGCTTCATGTAGTACAGCATCGACCAGATGGTCAAAAACGCCGCCAGATAGATCAGCCACAACCCATACACCCGCGTGTCGATCACATGGCCTCCGCCCACGGGCAATGGCCCGTAAAACAGCAGCATCGGAATCGCAACCATCTGGCAGGCCGTCTTGAATTTACCCAGCGAATTCACCGCCACGCTCTTCGATGCGCCGATCTGCGCCATCCATTCACGCAACGCCGAAATCGTAATTTCACGGCCGACGATCACCAGTGCAATCGCAGCATCAAGCCGGGATAGCTGCACCAGCACCAGGAGCGC is a genomic window of Paraburkholderia bonniea containing:
- the otsA gene encoding alpha,alpha-trehalose-phosphate synthase (UDP-forming); protein product: MSRLIIVSNRVAPISEGGPAAGGLAVGVYDALKETGGMWFGWSGEVQSSGQPQIKLEERGAVTFATIGLSRRDYDQYYRGFSNATLWPAFHYRADLLQYDRHDFAGYCRVNIWLARQLVPLLHPDDVIWVHDYHLIPFAQALRAAGVKNRIGFFLHIPFPASQVLLAVPPHRELVEALCSFDLLGFQTAPDVRAFCDYIVNEANGSVEPTAEGPCCVKAFGRTLRVAAYPIGVYPDEIAELAKAGQRGRPVRMMKATLHARKLVMSVDRLDYSKGLVERFRAFERLLEQAPGQRNKVSFLQIAPPTRADMNAYQDIRLQLEGESGRINGRFAELDWTPIRYIHRQYERSVLAALFRSAHVGYVTPLRDGMNLVAKEYVSAQDPEDPGVLVLSRFAGAAQELNGALIVNPADIDGMAEALSCALAMPLAERQMRYQEMMTQMRENNVSVWRDNFMRDLQAAGTAR
- the otsB gene encoding trehalose-phosphatase produces the protein MQALPEVLSPLETAFFLDFDGTLVELASTPDGVRVPPEVIRLLTALRHLTHGAVALVSGRSIASIDAFLCLPDLPVAGLHGAERRDANGDIQRTGFNDERLLAMERVLASVVNTHPGMLLEIKGAALALHYRNAPDSEPAARAVTQRLVADYPEAYMVQPGKMVYEIKPKNVDKGRALQAFLNEPPFAGRLPVFAGDDLTDEKGFAVVNACDGWSIKVGEGATVARARVESVEALLTWLAQMVAGASRS
- a CDS encoding SCO family protein, whose translation is MFSARRLKPVVLLTWLCLAFIVAPLASCSRDATPWQLTNVSGHLPNLDFELTSDDGQSATGDTFKGHTTLVYFGYTHCPDVCPETMARLMQVMALLGNDAQQVRIAFVTVDPARDTPQALHEYVRAFDAQHARGLTGTERQIEDLAKRYRVAYQMEQRDPNGDYEVTHSSAVYIFDAEGHARLLATDQDSAETIAHDLRRLTGSRA
- a CDS encoding cytochrome c oxidase assembly protein, giving the protein MNLLYWLEPWEPSPTVVIVMLVTAVLFLRGVRRAKLSVARQISFWFGLGALYVALHTRLDYFFEHEFFMHRAQHLVLHHLGPFFIVLAYPGAALRAGIPFAWRQRFVRPALQMRPIRAVLNVLLHPVVAVGLFVGLIYFWLLAPIHFVAMLDWRLYRVMNWSMALDGLMFWWLVLDPRPAPPARLAPGRRVLVIVAAIPPQIILGAFIFFSSRELYPIYSICGRAFTWLSPMRDQQIGGLLLWIPGSMMSVIGAVLALRHWMRLSARSRLHEERIQTCAMPSSS
- a CDS encoding GNAT family N-acetyltransferase, with translation MTQSTHFDRPSQPALTLTWRWSAFDEFTPGEIYDVLAARSAVFVVEQNCVYGDIDGQDKHAWHLRAHAAMPDGLQLAACLRVLVPDSADPDVRIGRVLTCIDFRGFGLGRALMEQALAHIGVQWPGVAMRLHAQAHLQPFYAAFGFTPVSEIHDEDGIAHVWMRSSCNRERADSRIQ
- a CDS encoding YybH family protein, giving the protein MKNRFITQCLVASAMLAGAQVAMAKPIIVTAPQQFTSTFVAAMNSGNLDGLLSLYANDALVVTDGIPLHGTEKIRENLVQFKSLGGVLESRDLYVLQHDDIALLRAHWRILDRKERQKVLAEGESNEVLKRQPDGRWVYLIDHPYGATANAEQAALKQ
- the pgsA gene encoding CDP-diacylglycerol--glycerol-3-phosphate 3-phosphatidyltransferase, with the protein product MPFNFPIFLTWLRIVLIPLIVGVFYLPDMMLGEAHRNWAAATIFILAALTDWFDGFLARKWNQTSAFGAFLDPVADKLMVTAALLVLVQLSRLDAAIALVIVGREITISALREWMAQIGASKSVAVNSLGKFKTACQMVAIPMLLFYGPLPVGGGHVIDTRVYGLWLIYLAAFLTIWSMLYYMKLAWPQIRERGGMT